The window GCCAACACCACCGCTCCTCCTGCTCATCCGGCCTCTACAGCCTCTCTATCTGAACCTGCTCCCAATCCTTCTGAAGGGCAGAATACCACTGGTGAAGCTACCGCAACTCCTATCAAAAGACCGCGAGGACGGCCAAAGGGGAGTAAAAGCTCCAAACCCCGCATAGACAAGGGCATAAAAAAGTCGGATCTGGCACTGCATCCGTCCAGCCAAGTCGATGGAGCCGGCTCTCAGCTATCTCAGTCTGATTTGGGGAGAAGACCCGATGGATCTATCGAGCAATCCCAAAACGGACTCGCTAACCCTGCGTACCATACCGATATGCCAGGCCATCTTGATCCCGATTCAAGTATCATGAGCACTCCGGGAACAGGCAAGAAGAGAGGTCGCCCTAAAGGGTCTAAAAATCGACCAAAGAATACTCCTGAAGCTGGCCAAGCGGCTGCAGAAACTCCTCACACTTTGTTGCCTGCTTCTTCGACCTCCAATCCCATTACACAGTCTCCTTTATCGCACAGGGCGACTGAGAGCCAGAATAATATCTCATCCTTTGCAAATACGATGCCTCATAGGCcagagcagcatcaacatccCTCGCCCACATTGCCAGATGGCGCAACAACGCAGCACGCCACACACATGGCCAGCCGTACTCCCCAGGGAAGCCAGACAGCGTTCCCGGCTGTGAGTAGTTGGGCTGGAGCGGCAATGCAATCTTTAGATCAATTCCGCTCCATCAACAATCACTCACatccaaagaaaaggaagggtGGTGATCCAGCTCAGGTCGCTAGAGAGTCCTTGGCAACAATCACACCAACTGACCCGTCATCGCATATGCGACAAGGTGATGATACACCGCTACATCACGCTACGTCTGATCAGACTAACATGAAACGCCGACGAGTGTCGAGAGAATCGCTTCAGAAtcctatctttaatagtattgACTCTCAGCCCGGCCGAGTGGGTATGACCACATCGCCTGTTCTGAATAACAATTACAACAGTATCTCTCAAACCATGGCTTCCAATAGCTTTGATACCCAACTAGCTAATGCTGCTGTGAGACAATCTTCGACTCAACAGCatttacagcagcagcagcagcagcagcagcagcaacaccacCATCATTCGCAGCGGTCACCGACACAGCCTCAGGGTCAGACTCAGTCGCTCCAAAACCAGCCGCAGCCTCAACAGTATACACCTCAGAGACCTCATCCGCAAAATGCAGGGATGCGGCCTCcgctgcagcttcagcagGTTGGACATATGCCACCAGGGTCTTCAAGACCTAGAGCACCTAGCCAGATGTATGGAAGTAGCCCGACGAGCATGTCCTCCCAAGGATTTTATAGCCAGGCTAGACAGCTGCCGGGCCAGCTAGGACATGCAGCCACCAATAGCGGCAGCTTTGCTAGAGGCACTGGTAACAACCAAACTTCGCCGTTCGGATCTTCTTCCAACATGGCAAGGCAGAGCTCTGACGACGCCCGGACAGCAAGCTTATCACAGCAAGCATCTCTGGCAATTTCGCGCAGTCAATCGGGCCATGCTTCCACTGGTCGCCACCCATCTTCTGACTtcgccagcagccagcagGTCCCCGCAACTTCGGCTTCAGCCCCTACGACATCTGGCCTAGGCCATTTCCCGTCCTTCACGGAACATAGCTACCTGGACATGGACTACGGCTTAAATGAGCGCGACGTACAAGACTCTGCAGCGGCCTTCGGCGACTCTACGCCGCTCGATGTGACCTTGGTTGAACCTAATATAAGAGAGAGGTTATATCAAGCCATGGGCCGCCCATAGGATGAATATTTAGATGAATAGTGGCTTTGTTAatctctttttgtttatttatttttgagTCGAGTGTACGTTTTTGGCGTTgtgatgagaagaaaaaaaaaagtaacgcATGGGAGGGAGTTTATCAGCGGCAGAATCTCaccccctttcccccccttgAAGCAAGACAGGGTTCTTTTCGgagaatttttctttttttttccttttctttttcttggcgTACAAATGATTAGGATCGGTTTCAGGGAGTTTAGGCAACCAGTGTTGTTTATTTTcctattttgtttttttttctgggcaGATGAGACTTATGATGAGAGCGTACATGCATGGTGCTATGATCTTGGttgtctccttttttttttcactctcctttttttgcaGCTGGAAATTTGTTTGGGCCATTTGAAACAAAGAGATGTATCTTTTGGAAAAGatgtctccttttttttggtttggtTTACCATCACGGCCGAATTAGGGGGGCAGCACAGCCATAGACGCAATACGACAAAAGTGGTCTATTACATTTTCTAGGTAGTCACACAAAGGGTGTATGTAGTGTGTATACTTATGTatgttgatatatatatacatagtacatatatatttagtataaGCAAAGCGTCACGAgcgaaaataaaagagtacATAGCAGTTTTTGATTTGAAATATGT is drawn from Trichoderma asperellum chromosome 4, complete sequence and contains these coding sequences:
- a CDS encoding uncharacterized protein (EggNog:ENOG41), encoding MAAATASATIILGDSPATEDVAPKSDGAPEPSATPGQRSSTPIRTSSHDVTDGPDGASIHTTDGRVKNPVPSKLKGKADNKNGNFGVMHIDINSSQAALRNAAAKRTSEETEAAARLANMRGYQSIKRSKLAWNPPTDSDPRSSAPAYGTSQNGYLNSSYSLPGRTLGPLPHEAKAEQARLLTLLRSLNPMVVVDQLCKALAYFGGIPGAPSSHEFDFPESGRNNGQGSIFVGWVAEIFPPVEGNPSALALHPSLQSADIASAAAPGAVAPDAPASAQAPALSDSANTTAPPAHPASTASLSEPAPNPSEGQNTTGEATATPIKRPRGRPKGSKSSKPRIDKGIKKSDLALHPSSQVDGAGSQLSQSDLGRRPDGSIEQSQNGLANPAYHTDMPGHLDPDSSIMSTPGTGKKRGRPKGSKNRPKNTPEAGQAAAETPHTLLPASSTSNPITQSPLSHRATESQNNISSFANTMPHRPEQHQHPSPTLPDGATTQHATHMASRTPQGSQTAFPAVSSWAGAAMQSLDQFRSINNHSHPKKRKGGDPAQVARESLATITPTDPSSHMRQGDDTPLHHATSDQTNMKRRRVSRESLQNPIFNSIDSQPGRVGMTTSPVLNNNYNSISQTMASNSFDTQLANAAVRQSSTQQHLQQQQQQQQQQHHHHSQRSPTQPQGQTQSLQNQPQPQQYTPQRPHPQNAGMRPPLQLQQVGHMPPGSSRPRAPSQMYGSSPTSMSSQGFYSQARQLPGQLGHAATNSGSFARGTGNNQTSPFGSSSNMARQSSDDARTASLSQQASLAISRSQSGHASTGRHPSSDFASSQQVPATSASAPTTSGLGHFPSFTEHSYLDMDYGLNERDVQDSAAAFGDSTPLDVTLVEPNIRERLYQAMGRP